CTCTGTATAATCGCCTTTTTCAGGTATTGGAGACTGAAGCGTAATTACTGAATCTGCGCCATACTCCGTAAGTCCTATTGCCACATCGGGATGCTGATTATGGAAATCATCAAACCACTTGTCATTGTCCTCCATCTCGCCTACATACCAGCCATAGTAGAGGTTGTAGCCGCGAATATCAGGCAGTGTTACAAGAGGCGAGTCTGTCTCAAGAAGGAACAGATTTGCCATGGCAGAATATCTGATAGGATCCATCTCGTGGACAATATCATTTAATATCCTGTGGTTCTCCAAAAGATCTTCAGTAACACCCTGCAAAGAGATTTCATTTGAAAGTGCCCAGCACATTATCGATGCATGATTGTAATTCTGGCTTATCAGCTCTTTCATCTGGGATATGGTGTTCTCTCTTCCACTGTCCATATGTACAGTGATATATGGAATCTCAGCCCATACTACTATTCCCTTTTCATCACAAAGATCATAGAAGTACTGATCATGCTGATAATGTGCAAGTCTTATGGAATTGGCACCCATGGAGAGGATGAGATCAATGTCCTCCCTGTGCATCTCTTTTGCCAGTGCATTGCCAACTCCTGCCCTGTCCTGATGCCTTGAAACTCCTCGAAGCGGATAGCTTTCTCCATTGAGGAAAAATCCTTTATGAGGATCAACATGAAACTGCCTTACTCCAAACCTGTCATAGATTCTGTCACACTCTTTTGTTCCATCCAAAAGAGTTGCTGTTATGTTGTACAAGAACGGATCCTTGAGACCGTTCCATAAATGTGGCTCTTTTATCGTGATCTTACCGCAGGCAACATATCCACAGGATGCATCCTCTGCCGGAACCACCTCAAACTCCTGCTCTGTTACACCGTCAATTGATATTCTTACGCGCTCTCCGCCGCTTGTGTATGTCTTTATTTCAATTTCAGCATCATTTCCGTTTAGTCTTGGTGTGACGTACAGTCCTTTTCCACCATAATAGTCCATGTCAAAGTGCTTTTCATCCACAACCACAAGATAAACATCCCTGTAAATGCCACCATAGAAAGTGAAATCCGCTTTCTGTGGATACACCCTTGTATTAGGCTCGTTGGAAACAGAAACTACCATCTCATTTAAATCTGAAAGTGCCTCTGTAATGTCCGTCCTAAAGCAGGAATATCCGCCATCATGGCTCGCTACCTCACGGCCGTTTAAAACAACTTTTGCAGAGGAGTTAGCGCCTCGAAACTCCACAAACACCCGCTGTTCCTCTTCCATTACCGGTCTTTCAAATGTCTTTTTATAAAGGCAGGTTCCTCTGTAATACTGCTCAGGCCCCGTCTGTCCATCAACAGCATTCCAGGTATGAGGAAGAGTTATGCTTTTGCTCTTTCCCTCTTTTTCAAATATCCAGTTATCATTCCAAAGAATTGTTGTTCGCATGTTTCACCTCTCCAGTTTTTTACTGACCCATTGCAGCTTTTTTCTTCTCGCCGATACTCTTCTGGATCTCTTCCATCTTCTCGTATGTGAGCTCAGAATTCTTCATTGCCAGAAGTGTGCAGATCCATCCCACTATAGGGAATCCGATAAGAAGTATTACAGTCATAACTCTGACGCCGAAAGTAAGCGGATCACCCTGCTGGGGAGCTGTAGTTGTATATCCTATCAGTCCAATCATGAGTGTTGCGATAGTTGCACCAAAAGATGAAACTATTTTGTCAATAAAGCTGTAAGTAGCGGATACTGTCGCAGGCATGTATTTTCCTGAGCGATCCATCTCATAGTCAACAACATCCATTCTGAACGCGCTTGTTGATACAGAAACAACCATCTTCATTGCGTTATTTCCAAATGTAAAGAGTACATAAGTGATTGCCATGAGAACTGCTCCGGTTGATAAGTTGCCACCGAATACTGTTCCCACAAGAGTTGTAGGTGTGAATAAAAGATATACCGCAAATGCGATATTCAGTCCGATACAATTCTTGGTCCAGTCGATCATGACCTTTCTGCTACCCTGTTTTCCTGCAATCTTCGCACCAATGATTGCGAAAATAATGGATGGAAGCATTGCCACAGCAGAAAGAATTGATGAAATAGCCATTGATCCAAGCATGATTCCGTTAAGCATCGTGGATACTACCGCTGCAGAGCCTATTGTCTGAGCCAGCTTATCGGATGTTGCAGCCATGATGAATCTCTGAAGCTCTTTGTTTTCTTTGATCAGAGCCAGCATATCCTTAAAGCTTGGCTTTTCATCGGTTTCGCCATCCTTTTTGATTCCTTCGAAATTCTCGGGAATGTCATATGGAGCAATTCCTATGCATGCCAGAATGTAGAAAAAGAGTGAAACAAGTATTACCACTACATTGTAAGTTGCGAAGTATTCTGTTCCCTGAATGTTATTAAATCTTGGGAGAATCACAGCCGATGCCACAACGCTCATGATCATTGGCACCAGATATGAATACGCTGTACTCCAGACACCGATTGTAGGACGCTGTTTTGGATCATTTGTCAGAATGTTCATATTGATCTGACCTGCTATACTTACGAATGTATAACCAATGATATAGATCACATAGCAGAGGACAAAAAATGCTATTCCCGCTGCACCCGTAAGTGACAGCTTTGCCCCTATATTGCACATCAGCGTCGTAGCAATGGCCATAAGAAGCCATCCAAACATGATTGAAAATCTTACTTTTCCAAATCTGGAATTAAATCTTTCCAGGAAAAAAGCTATTACCGGGTCTGTAATTCCATCCAAAAGCCTTGATCCTGTGATAATAAGTCCTGTAACTGCAACAAGTATTCCAAAGTTGGAATTTCCAATATATGTTGCACCATTCATCAGCAGATAAAATGCCATCTGCCCTGCACCTGTCATCATCGCAAGCGCAATATGCCAGGTTTTAGCTCTTTTATAGGTTACCCCATTTTCTTCTCTTATCAGAGATTTGCCCTTACCCATTATTATTAACCCCTTTCAGTTGCATGATAATCTTTGAAAGCTTTCCTGTTATGGTCATGTTATCATTTAGTTTCGCAATATGTTAGAATTATTTTATCCTGATTAGTATTATTTTATTGTTTTGAGGAATAAATATGGACCACACTCTTTTTTCAGCTCTTTTAAAAAACCTGCTCTCTGTGGATGTCACGGATGCAACAGACATGGACAGCTCTCTTTACGCCTTTGAAAAGGAATACTGCTTCAGCATAAAGATGCAGCCCATGTTTACAAGCAAGGCGCTTTACTATCTTCTGTCCTCCTCCAAAGAAAGCATGATCTATGAGCTCATAGACCAGCTCGGTATCTGCTTGTCCTTTTTTACGTTTGATAACAGGTTTTATATAATCGGACCTTATGTAAAAGAGAAATATTCAGAGCTTAAGACAGAAACCGTACTTGCAAAAAACGATGAATCCTCATCCAAATCATTGGCGTTTAAGCTGTATTACACAGCATTTCCCATTGTGTATACCGAGCAGATCACCAGTGTTGTAAATAAATGCATAATCTCTTTTTCCCCTACGGAAAGTGAGTATTCATACAGAAGACTATCGGGATTTATTCAGGATGTATCTGAAGAAGATGATAAGACAGAACTGTCCGAGAAGAATTACAGTGAAATCTACAGGAGATATGATCAGGAAAAGCAGTTCCTTTCGATGATAAGAAACGGGGATACCAAAAACATCCTGTCCGCATTTGAAAAATTGTCCGGTCCGGAGGCTCTTTCCGATTTTTCCAAAGAGACTCTTAACTACTATGCCTCGGGCTATGGTCTGGCAATACTTAAAGCTCTTTCCAGAAAAGCTGCGGAAGAATCAGGTCTTTCAGTCATTACAATAGATGAGATAACCCAAAAATACACCCAGCTTTCATCCGCTACAAACAATGCAGAACTTCAGACGCGCTATCAGATCGATATGATCGTTGAGCTGACAAAAGCTGTTCACAACCACAAGCTGTCTCTGGACAAGTATTCTCCCCCCATTCAGAGGGTAATGGAATACATCAATCTTCATCTGGGGGACCATATATCAAACGATGATCTGGCGGCAAATGCCAGTATGTCCATCTCTCACCTGTCTAAGGTGTTCAAAAAAGAAACCGGCGGGACCATGACGGAGTACATCGCACTTATGCGCTGCAAAAAAGCTGCCGGGCTCCTGAAAAAGACAGATCTTCCGGTCCAGGAGATCAGCAGCTACGTCGGATATTCTGACAACAATTACTTTGTGAAAGTATTTAAAAAAATATATGATCTGACGCCCTCAGAATATAGAAAAACGCGTATAGTAAGCCTATAATAGCTTTATCAATTCTTGCTGTACTGCTATTATGAACTGATATAGCATACCCTCGTGGTGTATCAGAATCTGGTCTCATGAGCCTCAAGGCTCTGTACTCTCTAATAAGACCTTGAAGATCATCATTGTCTTGATATTTCTCTATGAGTTTATCTATTTCTTCTGTACCTAACATATATAATCTATCCTATAAGAAATGCCATATCGGAGCCGGATTTAATTGTTACTGTAAAGGGTGCAAATGGTCCTAGGGGACGCCCCCTAGGGCCAGTACCTACATACACAGTTTTTCTATATTCCTGCCAATCCATTCAGTCATAGCCTTGTTTATCCAGTAGAGTTCCTCGTACTTATCTTTTCCTGCAAAGAAAGCTGTAGACACAAACTGATTTGCCAATATCATATATGGAACAGCCTTCTTTTCCGCATCTGTCAATTTTACAACACTGTCATATCCGTACATGATCTCTTTCATGACTCCTACCCAGGTAAGTAACTTATCTTCGTTTCCTTCTTCAAAAGTCTCTGACAGTATGGCTGTTGCCGCATAACATGGATCAAATATCCTGGCGTTTTCCTCGCTTAGTTCAAAATCAATAAATCCCCACTTGTCCTTCGCCAGGATAATATTGCTCGGATTCGGATCCCTATGAATCACCTGGCGCGGCAAATCCCTATAGAGATCACAAAACTGCGCTGCATATTTCTCCATAGCTTCAGGATTCATATCGATTTTACCCTTCAAGGCTGGGACCGCCCACTCCCTGACACACTTTCCTAAGTCCGCTTCTTCCGCAATCGTGTCTATCTTGGCAAGCGCAAGATCCAATTGTCCAACGATTTCCCCGATAAAACGTGCTTTTTCTTTATAATCGTCTAGATAAAGCCCGCTCGCCATAACTCTCTCGCCTTCAACCTTCCTTGTAAGCGTAAAGTATAGTTCTCCGACTGTAACATATTCTTTACCATCAATAGTCGGAATAACCGACGGAGCAGTAAGTCCAACACTGTTAAGCGCTTTGGAAATCTGGTTTGCCTTCTTCACCGAGCCAAGATTTGCTGTATACTTGATCACCATATTACTTCCTACATACTTTGCGCAGTCGCTGATCTCTCCAGTTTCCGGAAAGACGATATCTGACACTTTCGCATCCTGAAGCCCCCAATTTACCAGCACTTCAGAAATCAACTTATTACTGACCATGATGTGTTCCTCCTGAAAAATATTAATCTTATAAGGTCTTTTTGCCTTATATTCCCGGAGGTATTGCGCCGGCGTATATCCGATCTCGCGGATAAAAGCTCTGTAGAAGCCCGAATATGTTTCGAAACCATATTCATAAACGACGTCGTTTTTCTTCCTTCCCTGGCCTATCTCATAGATAGCATATAGGAGCTTTCTTCTTAAAACGTACTGCATAACCGGTATTCCAACAGCTGATTGGAACAATCTGTAAAAGTGAAAAACAGAATATCCCGCAATCTCCGCCAGTTCTTCTGCAGTAATGTCTTCTTTTATGTTGCTATCAACATAATCCAATGTTTTCTGGATCATCTCCCTGACCATACGCAACCTCCTCCTTTCTGTGATATTTCGTAGCTACACATCAATCTTAATCTTCTATCATCATAATAGTATTTCCGTTTTTGCTATTTATAAAATACCCTATAATCACTAATTAATTCCATCTTATTTCCCTCTCCTAAGAACTACGACTTGTTTTTCAAGTTCGCTTTTCGCTTCCGCAATCGCCTTTTTGGTGCTCTGATTTCTGGTCGGAAATTCGAACATCTGGTAAAGATATCCCTGCTCCCTGGCAAGTTCCCAACTCTTTGGATAAACAAGTTCAAAGGCAAGTGCTATATGGCCGATCAGATGCTCTGCAGGTGAATCCATGATATCGCGGTTTACTGCATGATGCTCCCTGACCTGCTCCATAACCTTCTCAGAAACGCCTGCAGAGAACAGAACATCCTCTGTAACGTTGTATATCTCCTCCATAGGGGTTTCTACATTTACTCTCAGAATATCGACCTTGTCAGCATCTCTTAAGATATTGCAAAAGACAAGCAGCTTACCGGAAACTTCTTTATCCACCCTATACTTGTTGTGCTGTCTGATAACTGTTTCAAGGTCTCTATCCCAAGATCTGAAATCTACATAATCTGTGATCAGGTTTTCATCTCCAAAAAGAAGATCAGCACCAAATTCTGCATGGTCAACTGATTCCGAATCTATAAAGGTGTTATATCTTTTGACCTGTTCAAACCTGCCTATATCATGGAGCATCCCTGACAGCCAAGCAAACTCCACATCCTCATCAGAAAGCTCTATACTCCTGGCTATTTTCTCGCAATTATCTGCCACTCTGTATGTATGGGCTATCTTAAGCGCTATTTTAGGGTTTGATGGGTCATAATTCCTTGTGTACTCTGCAAATTTCTCTCTAACCTTTTTTCTATCTATTATCATCTTTTTTAATAACTGCCTTTTCCTTTCCGGGCACCCCCATTTCATATATCCGGCCCTGATCCTAAACATCTAATCTATATTGCATAAAGTTCCCATTATGCGTAAATCCATAAGCCGTATATAGTTTCACTCCCATATCAGACGCTGTAATGTGAACTGCACCACACCCGTAGGCTCTGGCTTCTTCCACTACTCTATGAAGCAGTTCTCTGGCAATTCCCATCCTCCTGTAGTCAGGATTGGTATACATGCTGGAGAGAAGACCGAGCCTTCCTGTTGGACATGTAAAATATGGTGGTTTCTCAACAAAAGACATCCCACTGGTTCCAATTATCTTATCTCCGTCAATAGCAAGCCAGGAGACAAATGTTCCATCCGTCATATGCCTTTCATAATAATCTTTGAGTGATAATTTCAAATCGACACCTTCCGGAACAGTTCTGCCTGTAGATATATATTCCTCAGTAAGCTGAGCAATTCTCATATTTATAAATTCATCTAACTCAGCGTATGTCAGTTTCTTATATTGAATATCCATAGTTTTTACCCCCACAAGCATATATAATGAAGTGCAGCATGATACTGTATCAAGATAATTGATACTTTCGGCTATTTCTCGCAATTATCTGCATATCTCTTTTTCATAAACTCACGCACATTTGACGATTCTTCAAGGTCAAGCGAAAATCCAAGTTTATCAGCCACATAAATAGATAAATCTTCAAAGTAATCATACATGAGAAAAACCTTATCCCACATATCTTCATAAGCCCCGCCGGCAAAGATTCCCTCAAAGCGCTTCATTTCATCTTCTGTTAGATATTTTCTAAGATACTTGGAAAAAGAACCTGTGGTGACCTTAAAGTCATTATCGATGCCCACTTTCCAGTTGATCATCTTCATAAACATATTCATCATCAGATGCTCCATGGAGTATTTGGCATAGTAGAACTGATGCCTGCAAAGCCCCTTTGTAGCATAGTTGCTGACCCATCTGAATTCATTGACAGTATTATAAAATTCAAACTCACTTGGTTTTTGGATAAAAAAGATATCGCCAGATGTGATTTCTTTTAGCTCAGTGAAGCCATCTTTATTTATGAGTATTGTTCTAGGCTCATTAAAATCTGTCTGCTTTCCAATCTCAGAAACATCAATAAAAGTCAGATCAATCCTGTTTCCATCCTTATACTGTGTCAGATATGCAAAACGTTTTTTCCCATTATAGTCATAGGGTTCCATGTACCAGTCATCCGGAGTCTGCATGATAAGAATATCTCCAAATTTCCTCATATAATTCTTATCTGCAGTGAATTCTCTGATATCAGAAACAAAAAAAGTTATATCAAAGTCTGAAAAGCCATCCCGGACTGCACCCGGAGTAACTGCAGAGCCTTCCATCGTGGCAGCGCGAATTCTGTCATCTTCAGTCGCTGTTTTTATGATCAGGTCATACATTTCATCGTAAGTTTTCATAGCATCCTCCTCTGTAAAAGTATATACTGCCACACAAAACTCATCAATGATTAACCGCTTCAATCCCTAGCGGAGCGTGTGATATAGGAATTTCGGAGAAATACCCTATATCATAAAAGACCATGGGGCAAGCCCATGGTCCTTTACTGAATTCTATTTAATTAAGTGCTACTCCGTTTACATAAAGAGTATATCCGTTTGTATCGACGCAGGAAATATCTCCGTCAAAGGATGTGATGTAAGTATCTGCTGTAAGAGTCCAGGTGCTGTTCTTATCTATAGAAACCGTAACAGTTCCAACCTCTGTAGAAACCTCTTCTCCTTTGGCATTTGTTATGTTTCCATCTATTGTTCCGGTAAAGTCTGAACCATCTGTAAGGTTAAGCGTAAGCTCAGAATCACTACCTACAAGAATTGTTCCCTCGAGTGTCTGGCCAATTGCATTTAATGTAGCTGTATTTGTATCTCCGTTCCGGCCATCTGCACAGACTGAAAGAAGGATATTCTCAGAATCCTCATTAACAATCTTAACATTCTCAAGATTGATCACAGCTGTTGTATTAGTAACATGGAATACGTGACCATTCTTACTGGTAAGTGTACCGCCATTCATAGTAAAAGTAGATGTACCGCTGTCTGCATCTCCTGACATAGACTGGTATATCATGATCGTATCATAGAATGTTGCATTGCCATTGGTATCAGTATTATTGGCAGTCATATCACAGTCATTTAAGGTAATAGAATTAATACCCTCGATGCAGACTCCCTCTGAAAGGTTAGACACAAGAGTTGCATCAGAAACCGTTATGTCCGCAGTTGAGTAAATAGCAGGTGAGCCAAGCCCGTTTGTTGTATATGTACCGCCATTTACTGAAACAGTACCTCCGCCTCTGTCAGTTCTAATAGCTGCTGATGATCTTCCGCTGGTTTCAACAGTAAGATCAGAAGCTTTGGTAATGCCGCCTCCGGTTGTCATGATACCGCCAGAGCCATCTCCTGTAGTTGTAATTGTACTGTCAGAGATAATTACGGTTGTTCCATCTCCCTCAGCACCATTTTTACCGCCGTTTCCGCCATAGGAGAATACGCCGTTGGCTCCGTCAGCATCTGATGTAATACTTGCTCCTGAAATAGTGGTTGTTGAACCATCTTTTACCAGAACAGCTGCATTTAGTCCATAGAAATTGCAGTTATCTCCGCCATCAGAATCCCCGGTCTTGGTAACTGTAGCATTTGTAATCTCAACATCATCGGATGTAGCGATCAAAAGAGCACTTTCATCAGCAGTAGTACTAGCATAGGTCTCTCCATCCTGCGAATCAGCGCCTGTTATCTCTACTGCTCCCTTATAGTCTATATCAGCACTGCTGCTTCCGCCTTCAGGAGGATTCCCCGGAGCCTCGCCATCAGGCTTCTCTCCCGGAGCTCCATCAGGTGCTTCACCATCAGGTTTTTCAGGAGGGTTTTCACCGTTCTGATTCTCAGAAAGCTCTGTATTTTCTATAGCTACACTTTCTTGCGAAGACGCAGTATCTTCACCTTCAACAGTAGCTGTGCTTGTTTGTCCGCAGGCTGTAAGTGCTACGCACATGATTGATACAACTGCAATAGATAGTTTTTTCTTTAACTCGTTTCTCTTCATAATAGTTTAACTCCTTTTTACACCTGATCACTTGGATCAGGTCTGTTGTTAAGGCAATTATGAATCCGAAACCTAAATTTAACTTAAAAGGATCAAGCTTACACAAGTTCCAGCTCATCCCCGGGCTTTAGAACTATTTTACCGGGAGCTTCAAAGCGCTGAGCAACCTTCATATCAAAGCCGGTTTTGTCTTTTACCGGTTCCATATGATATGGGATATTGTGCTTGGCGCCTATTATCTTTGCGCACCTTGACGCCTCTTTTACATCCATGTTATAGACGCCATCGCAGCACAGAAAAGCGTAATCAAGTTTTCTACTCTCAAGCCTTGTCATATGCGGAGTGGTCGATGTATCCCCGGAAAAATACACCTGAACGCCATCAGAAAAAGTGAGGATAAATCCAACGCATGAAGAAGCGTCGTGATTCTTATTATATCCGGCCTCCACACTATCAACCTTCACATACCCAAGGTTGAAGCTGTTATGGCTCCCTCCCAGTAACGCATCAGTCCACTTAATCACGTCGCAGCCATCATTTCTCTTAGTAATCAGCTTATCCTGAACGTGGTCATAGTGATCATGTGTCATCAAAATAAGATCTGCAGGAAGATCGTATCCATCCCCCATAAATGGATCAATGTAGATTACTTTTCCTTCATCTGTCACAATACGTACACTTGCATGTCCCTGATATAGTAGTTTTGCTGCCATGTCCTGTCCCTCCAATCACCCCAAGCAAATATAGAAAACTAAACTCATATTACTGCTTTTATTATAGCAAAAACATGGCTTTTTTCGCCTTATAAACCGATAGAAAATAATCAGTTAATAAATATCTTTTAATATTCCAAATGTTTCTCTTACCATGTTGTTAGGAAGAAATTGATACTCGGTAAATGCCGCAATCCCCGTTATCTCAGCATCTGTATGGCGTCTTGCCAGCATCATTCCTCTGAAAAGATGAAAATTGTTAGTGACTATGCCTATAGTCATATCTTTGTCCGGATTTATAAGCTTCATAGCATTTACTATATTTTCATCGGTATCAAGTGATGTGCTCTCAACAATTATCCTATCCTCAGAAATCTCTTTTTCCATCAGATAAATCTTTCCGCCCTCTCCTTCAGATATCGGCTCATTGCTCCCCTGACCTCCGGTAACTACTACTTTGGTATCAGGATTGTTTCTAAGATATTCTATAGCTGAATTCAGACGATACTTGTAAATGATGCTTGGACCGGACGATCTCATCTGTGCTCCCAACACAATTATATAATCTGCTCCGGGTGCTCCCTTAGAAAAAAAGGCAGTCAGGATACACACCTGACATATCGTAAACACAAGTACTCCTGCCACAACTACTGTTCTAAAGGCATATCTGACAGCCTTTGGAACTCTTGACCACAGCTTCTTCTGGTCCATAACAAATAAAAAGCCAAAGAATAGAGCCGCAGCAATCCATATCACAAAAGAATATGTTCCGCTTCCTACCATGTATACTGCAATTGAGTACAAAAATGACAACACAGATATGATCAGATATATGTTTTTCAGAGATAAAAATCTCTTTTTCTTAGTTATATTAGCAATACTATTCCCCATACTTTCTCCATAATTTATCATAAGAATTTGTTCTCAATATCATTTAATTCATATAAATACAGATTTCCGTTCTTCCTCAGAAATTCGATAATCTATGACATCTTGAATCAAAGATTCAAGATGCAAGCAAATAGGCCATTCCAAAGCGACTTCGTCGCAGGGCCTATTTGCCACCTGAATCATATTCTCACGAAACCCGCAGTAAATGCGTGTTTCTGTAATTTCATCTAAGATGTCATATTCATAGAAACAAGCTCAGCTGATTATCTATATATGATTCCATTTTAACATCATGAATGACATCTCCCTCTTTATAATTTCCAATAAGGAATGGGGAATTTGGATCATTAAGCTTCATATTTCTTTTGACTGCTTCTATATCATTATTGGCATAACAATATCTGCACAAATGCCCACAACTATCGTAAGCACCTATATCTCCCGAAAGATAGCAGGCGCACTCTTTTCTTGCGGGCTTTTTATTTGGAACGATGAGCTTTTGTCCTATAGCCTTCTCGTAGGTTTCTATAGTCATGCATCCTCTGCAGTCCGCACCATATTCTGCAAGGAACTGTCCTTCGCCGCAGGGCTTAACTACCATACCATAGGAG
The sequence above is a segment of the Butyrivibrio proteoclasticus B316 genome. Coding sequences within it:
- a CDS encoding MBL fold metallo-hydrolase, producing MAAKLLYQGHASVRIVTDEGKVIYIDPFMGDGYDLPADLILMTHDHYDHVQDKLITKRNDGCDVIKWTDALLGGSHNSFNLGYVKVDSVEAGYNKNHDASSCVGFILTFSDGVQVYFSGDTSTTPHMTRLESRKLDYAFLCCDGVYNMDVKEASRCAKIIGAKHNIPYHMEPVKDKTGFDMKVAQRFEAPGKIVLKPGDELELV
- a CDS encoding YdcF family protein; the protein is MGNSIANITKKKRFLSLKNIYLIISVLSFLYSIAVYMVGSGTYSFVIWIAAALFFGFLFVMDQKKLWSRVPKAVRYAFRTVVVAGVLVFTICQVCILTAFFSKGAPGADYIIVLGAQMRSSGPSIIYKYRLNSAIEYLRNNPDTKVVVTGGQGSNEPISEGEGGKIYLMEKEISEDRIIVESTSLDTDENIVNAMKLINPDKDMTIGIVTNNFHLFRGMMLARRHTDAEITGIAAFTEYQFLPNNMVRETFGILKDIY